One window of Perca fluviatilis chromosome 12, GENO_Pfluv_1.0, whole genome shotgun sequence genomic DNA carries:
- the pcdh8 gene encoding protocadherin-8 has product MGFCKIAGVGLCMVLSLFVYSVQCTTTRYFTYEEDAPGTEIGNLSQDLKIDPADDPNTSFRFMQENNSSVIEMREIDGLLSVAEMVDREHLCPRSPRCFITFDVVAFSKEKFQLIHVEIEVKDINDHSPRFPRNQTHLEIVENVPLDSRFPLQIALDQDVGENYIQSYNISPSSHFAIEVRDREDGAKFAELVLVRELDREVEDSYTFEVTATDGGVPAKSGSMIVTISVLDFNDNSPTFEHSSLKVELNEDSPVGHRVLKVHAFDPDDGVNGEVTYAFADGLSPEAGRLFHIDPFSGDVNLKALVDFEKRRSYELNIKASDSGANSVPSSCKVVIDIVDVNDNAPEISIKPMTSSSDGVAYITEAAAAESFVALISTSDRDSGSNGYVRISLLGHEHFTLQQAYGDSFMIITSTTLDREKIPEYNLTVIAEDLGSPPFKTVRQYTIRVTDENDNPPLFSKSLFEVSVLENNIPGSYVTTVVARDPDVGKNAKVSYKLIDSEMPGGSLMSTYVSVDPLSGSLYTLRSFDYENLQQIELVIQAEDRGSPSLSSTSTIRIKVVDLNDNYPYFTFPVLVNDSADIPLPFNAPAGYLAIRVSAEDDDEAVNSELYYQIVQGDPQLFTMNKDTGEIALKQWLTSEIGDVLEMKIAVSDSGRSPLSSSATIRFIVSDTQPSEDQVVIVLRSSDEEGFGLDGSLIVIIMLSGGCALLLIAIVVVVVTCKLSPNGGSKREVCHSLFDGRPMPMLSSTEPNIYTGQQGFFHERTSSSLDDPCLYEERSGDSETKMFLPSKHFQAKSVWQGDKYCLQVSGIGNSDQLSVKDSGKGDSDFNDSDSDISGDGGKKNFSTFQPRMKSSSSAANSLSGDCQGTYCAVPPQSFRGPRDNAYTIGFSPVPVFNNPHGYLHFWKDSGYGTNLPKSRSSIQTFSRAGTLPPYFTQQQQQQQQQQQQQQQQQQREASVGGTEIHSHSPKIVTVATALEVATIF; this is encoded by the exons ATGGGATTTTGCAAGATTGCAGGAGTTGGGCTGTGCATGGTGCTTTCTTTATTTGTATACTCTGTTCAGTGTACAACTACAAGGTATTTCACCTATGAAGAGGATGCCCCGGGGACGGAGATAGGAAATCTGTCCCAAGATTTGAAGATTGATCCAGCTGATGACCCCAACACATCGTTCCGCTTCATGCAAGAAAACAACTCTTCTGTGATTGAAATGAGGGAGATTGACGGACTTCTGAGTGTTGCAGAAATGGTTGACAGAGAGCATCTCTGCCCCAGGTCTCCGCGCTGCTTCATCACCTTCGACGTTGTGGCCTTCTCCAAAGAAAAGTTTCAACTCATTCACGTGGAGATCGAGGTAAAAGACATCAACGACCACTCTCCTCGTTTTCCGCGCAACCAGACACACCTGGAGATAGTGGAGAATGTTCCGCTGGACTCAAGATTCCCACTGCAGATTGCTCTCGACCAGGACGTGGGTGAAAACTACATTCAGAGCTACAACATTTCCCCCTCTAGTCATTTTGCCATTGAAGTGCGCGATCGGGAAGATGGAGCGAAGTTTGCTGAGCTGGTGCTGGTGAGGGAGCTCGATAGGGAGGTGGAGGACTCCTACACATTCGAAGTCACTGCAACTGACGGAGGAGTGCCTGCAAAGTCCGGGTCAATGATTGTAACTATCAGCGTGCTGGACTTCAATGACAACAGCCCGACGTTTGAACACAGCTCGCTGAAAGTTGAGCTGAATGAAGACTCCCCGGTGGGTCACAGAGTTCTCAAAGTTCATGCTTTTGACCCCGACGACGGGGTTAACGGCGAGGTGACGTACGCGTTTGCTGACGGGCTATCACCGGAAGCTGGACGCCTTTTCCACATCGACCCTTTTTCCGGGGACGTGAACTTGAAGGCGCTGGTTGATTTTGAGAAAAGGAGGTCATACGAGCTGAACATCAAAGCCTCTGATTCAGGCGCGAACTCTGTCCCATCCAGCTGTAAAGTTGTGATAGATATCGTGGACGTGAATGACAATGCGCCTGAAATCAGCATCAAGCCGATGACTTCCAGCAGTGATGGAGTCGCCTACATCACGGAAGCTGCAGCTGCGGAGAGCTTCGTGGCTCTGATCAGCACCTCGGACAGAGACTCTGGCTCCAACGGGTACGTTCGCATCAGCCTGCTCGGGCACGAGCATTTCACCCTTCAGCAGGCATATGGGGACTCTTTCATGATTATCACCAGCACAACTTTAGACAGAGAGAAGATCCCAGAGTATAACCTGACTGTGATTGCAGAGGACCTTGGAAGCCCACCCTTCAAAACTGTCAGACAGTACACCATCCGTGTAACAGATGAGAATGACAACCCCCCCCTCTTCAGTAAGTCACTATTTGAAGTTTCAGTCCTGGAAAATAACATCCCAGGTTCATATGTTACCACAGTTGTGGCCCGAGATCCTGATGTGGGAAAGAACGCCAAAGTCTCTTACAAACTCATAGATTCAGAGATGCCGGGAGGATCTCTAATGTCCACTTATGTATCTGTGGATCCACTCTCAGGGTCTTTGTACACTTTGAGGTCCTTTGATTATGAGAATCTTCAGCAGATTGAACTGGTCATCCAAGCTGAAGACAGAGGTTCCCCCTCTCTTTCAAGCACATCAACAATAAGGATTAAAGTTGTGGATCTGAATGACAATTATCCATACTTCACCTTCCCCGTCCTTGTGAACGACTCTGCTGACATCCCTCTGCCTTTCAATGCACCTGCTGGCTATCTTGCCATTCGCGTCTCAGCTGAAGACGACGATGAGGCAGTGAATAGCGAGCTCTATTACCAAATTGTACAAGGTGACCCACAGCTTTTCACAATGAACAAAGACACTGGAGAGATTGCTTTAAAGCAATGGCTGACATCTGAAATTGGAGACGTGCTGGAAATGAAAATCGCCGTGAGTGACAGTGGCAGGTCCCCGCTCTCCAGCAGTGCTACCATTAGGTTTATCGTCTCAGACACACAGCCCTCCGAAGACCAAGTCGTTATTGTGTTGCGGTCAAGTGATGAAGAAGGCTTTGGTTTGGATGGCTCGCTAATTGTCATTATTATGCTCAGCGGGGGCTGTGCATTGTTGCTGATTGCAATAGTGGTTGTTGTTGTGACATGTAAACTCAGCCCAAACGGTGGCTCCAAGAGAGAAGTGTGTCACAGCCTGTTTGATGGCAGGCCCATGCCCATGCTCAGCTCAACAGAACCAAACATTTACACAGGCCAACAAGGCTTCTTCCATGAGAGAACCTCTTCATCTCTGGATGACCCCTGCCTGTATGAGGAGAGGAGTGGGGACTCCGAGACAAAA ATGTTCCTGCCCTCCAAGCATTTCCAAGCAAAATCTGTGTGGCAAGGTGACAAATACTGCTTGCAAGTGAG TGGCATTGGCAACAGCGACCAGCTGAGCGTGAAGGACAGTGGCAAAGGGGACAGTGACTTTAACGACAGTGACTCTGATATCAGTGGAGACGGAGGCAAAAAGAACTTCAGCACCTTCCAGCCAAGGATGAAAA gTTCATCCAGTGCTGCTAACAGCTTGTCTGGGGATTGCCAAGGCACATACTGTGCCGTACCACCGCAGAGCTTCAGAGGCCCCAGAGACAATGCATACACAATAGGCTTCTCCCCAGTACCAGTCTTCAACAATCCTCATGGGTATCTCCACTTTTGGAAGGACTCTGGTTATGGCACGAATCTCCCAAAATCGAGGAGCAGCATACAGACCTTCTCCAGGGCCGGGACCCTCCCTCCTTACTtcacgcagcagcagcagcagcagcagcagcagcagcagcagcagcagcagcagcagcagcgtgagGCGAGTGTTGGAGGAACTGAAATCCACAGCCACAGTCCAAAAATTGTAACTGTGGCAACGGCATTAGAGGTTGCAACTATCTTTTAA